The DNA region CGTGCAGTTGCGCGTGTTCTACGCACGGCAAGAGTCGTGGACGCCGACCTGGATCGTCGTCGGGGTCACGGCAGTCAAAATCGCGGGCTCGTACCTGGCTCTCGTGGCGAGCAGCGATCCGACGCGCGTGCAAGAGCTGCTCGGCGTCGCGAACGGGCTGGGCTATCTTTTCGGCGCGGTGATCGGGTTCGTGTTGCTGCGCCGCTCCCTCGGTCCGCTCGGCCTCGCCTCGTTGGGCCGCGGCTTCGCCTTGGTGGCCGCGGCCAGCGCTTTCGGCGCGGCGCTCTTCGCGCTCGTCGCAGCTTCTGGGCCGGTCGGGCGCTGTGTGTCAGACCATGGTTCCGCGGGCGGCCTCCTCGTGCTCGCCGTGCTGGGCTCTGTCTGCCTCGTGGTGGTGTACGCCTTGCTGTGGGCGCTCGGCGCCCCGGAGATTCGGGCCTTGGCCTCGCTCGCGCGACGCACAACAGGCTGAGCGCGCCGGCTTTTCGCACCAGGCAGGCCAATGGACGAGGGCCGGGAGCCCTCTGTGGCTCTGCTAATCTTCCTAAACAACGGAAACGGAAGAGGTATTCACCGACCTCGAAGACAACGCACGCCACGAGGAGTCCTGTTGACCCAAGAGCAAGCCTTGTCCCCAGAGCAAGCTCCGCCGCCGCGCATCCCGGGAGCTATGGTCCTCGGGGGGCGCTACCGGTTGCTGGTCCGGTGCGGATCAGTCGGGTCGCACACCTTCTGGCAAGCCATGGACGCCCACCTCAACCGCCATGTGGCGCTCACGTTCACGACGAACGCGGCCCCGGAGGCGCTGCGGGCCGCCATGGTGCTCGCCAAGCTCTCTTCGCCGGGCCTGGCCAGGATTTTCGACGTCACCAACGACCAGGGCGACCTGGTCGTCATCACCGAGTGGGTCGCGGGGGCCCCGCTGCGCGAAGTCGCGCTGAGCCGCCCTTCCGCCCTGGGTTCGGCGAACGCGCTCACGGCGCTGGCGGACGCGGCGGCTGCCGCGCACGAGAACGGGGCCTTGCTCGGCCTCGACCATCCGATTCGGGTGCGCATCAGCAACGACGGCGAGGCTGTGCTGGCCTACCCTTCTGTTTCGGCCACCCAGACTCGCGCCGACGACGTCCGCGCCCTCGGCGGAACGTTGTACGCCCTGCTCACCGGGCAATGGCCCGAGAAGGCGGGCAACGCCGAAGACTCCGGCCTGCCGTTGGCGAAAGAAGAGCCCGACGCGGGGTTGGCCTCCGCGCGCGAGCGCGACCCGTCCGTGCCCCGTTTGGTTTCGGACGCGGCGGATTCGGCTCTCGGGGCCACAGTGAGCGCGGAGCAGTTCCGGGAACTGCTGGAGCAGGCGTTGTCCGAGGAGGACCCCGAAGCGGCCGGGCCCGAGACGCAGGCCCAAGCCTCGGACGGCGGATTGCAGCTCGATCTCGGCCTTCGCTCTTCGGCTCCAGCGCAATCGGCTGTTCACCGGGCCAGGACCGGCGAGCCCGGGACCGGGGACGCGCCCTCCCTGCGCGAGCGCCTGCTCGGCTCGGACAGCCGTTCGCGCAAGACGCTTCTGATCGGCAGCTCCCTGCTCGTCGTCATCATGCTCCTGGTCGGTTACAGCGTGTACGCCCTGGTGGACAGCATCGGCGCAGGCGGCTCGAACGGGCGCCCGCTGGTCCCCGGCCAGACCGGCTCCGCGTCGTCCAGCGGCCCGGCCGCTCCGGTGAAAGCCACGGACGCGCAAGTGGTGGATTTCCGGGGCGACCCGTCCGGGCTGGACGACCCGCGCGAAGCGAAGAACGCCATAGACGGCAGCAATGCGAGCTACTGGCAGACCGACTTGTACAACGAAGGCCCCAAGATGGTGTTCAAGCCGGGCATCGGCTTGCTGGTGACTTTGGAGAAAGCGGTCAAGCTGCAGCAAGTGACGGTCTCCTCGCCGTCCAACGGCACGGTGGTGGACATCTATGTCGCCAAGTCGCCGAGCACGAAGGCCAGCGACGTGAAAAAACTCGACGACCTGGTGAAAGTCGCCTCGGGGCAGATCAACGGGCAAACGACCACGTTGTCGTGCAACACGGCGCAGGCGCAGCCCTCCTCGTTGGTGCTCGTGTGGCTCACCACGCTCTCCCCGGCGGGCGGGCAGTATCGGAGCCGGATCAATGAGTTGGCCTTCACCGGATCTGCGTCGTAACGCCGGAAGGAACCGAGGCCTGGGATGACGTCGAACCTGTTCGAGCCGCAGGACGATGAGGGGCCGGGCGACAAGGAACTCCTGCAGGCGCACGTCGCGGGCGACAAGCGGGCGTTCGCCACGCTCTTCCGGCGGCACTACAACCGCATGTGGGCGGTGGCGTTGAGGACCTGCTTCAATCCGGAGGAGGCCGCCGAAGCGATCCAAGAGGCCATGCTGTCCGCGCATCAGGCCGCGTCCTCGTTCCGAGGCGACGCGGCGGTGAGCACTTGGTTGCACAGGATCGTTGTGAACGCCTGCCTGGACCGGGCGCGCAGACAGCGCAGCAGGCCGCCTGCCGTTCCGCTTCCGGAGGAGGAAGAGCTGGAGAAAACCTCGTTGCGCCAGCGCCCGGACAACGACACGGCGCTCTCGCTCGCGGTGAGGGACGCGTTGAACGCGCTGCCCTACGAGCACCGCGTCGTGCTGGTCGCGGTGGATGTGGAAGGCTACTCCGTCGAGGAAGCGGCCCGTTTGCTCGACATCCCGCAGGGCACTGTGAAGAGCAGATGCGCGCGCGGCAGAGCCAAACTCGCCAAGCAACTTGGATTTCTTCGAAAAGAAGGGAACCAATCGGGCTCCGCGAACGTCTAACCCTTCAAGGGCGTGAAAAGGCTCTTGGCCGCGAGCGGACGAGAAGCCCGTCCCGGGCCCCTGTGCCAGGCAGAGAAGCCAGGCGTAAAAACGAGCATAGAGACAAAAACGAGCACATCGCTGTGCTCCGCCAACGGGCAGATAAGTTTGGCAGACACATGCCAGGGACCGCAGGGTTCTTGAGAAAAGAAAGAGGTGAGCTATGGCGACGAGCGATCAGCCGGGAAACACCCCCGGCGATGACCGCGCGGGGAAGGCCGGGTTCTCCGAGGACCATGGTCCTGAGCTGTCTGTGGAGACATTGGCTCTGCTGCACGCCGACGCCTTGGAAGGCGCCGAGCGCGACCGGGCGAAGGCACAAGCGGCCGCCGACCCCGCCGCCCAGGCGGTGCTCGCCGGGCTCGACATGGTCTGCGCCCAGTTGCGCCGATTGGACCACGCCGCACCCCCCGCTGAGCAGATGCCGGAGTTCCTCGCGCGCCGCATGGACCGCGAGCTCGCGAAATTGAGCGAGACGCCGGAGGCTCGCCGCCGCCGGTGGACGGCCGCGGCGAGTGTCGGCTCTGTCGCGGCGGCGGCCGCGGTGCTCTCGTTGGTCACCTATGCCGCGTGGCCCAGGCAGGAGCAGGACTCCCCGCAGCCCCAGGCGCAGCCGGAGCCGTCCGCCGCGCAGGAGACGAGCGCTGAGGCGACCGAGCCGCTCTTGGCGTCCGTCGACAACCGGTTCACGATCGAACGCAAGGACTTCAGCACGCTGCTGCGCTCGGGCGGCTCCTTCAAGGACCTCGGCCCGCTTTCGGACGAAGCGATCCGGGGCGACTGCCTCGCCGCGAACGGCTTCCCGGCGGACCAGCAGCTCGTGGCGGCGGGCCGGATCAAGCGAGGCGACAAAGAAGGCATCTTCATGATGATCCCGACGCCCGCCATGCGCGGCGGGGCTCCGGGGATGACCGTCCTCGTCGTCGGCTCCGAGTGCCGAGCCGGGATTCCGGCGACCTTGTCGAAGCAAGTCCTCAGCCGGAACTAATCCGGCCGCCTGTCGGGCGGTCTGCCAGGTTTTCGGCGCGCGCAGACGTTCGTGTCCTGCTCTTTCGTCCGCGCCGCCGCCCTCGGCCTGGTGCGCCGTCCCGAGGGGCGAGCGCGGCGGCGCAGGCAGATGTGACGGACGGCTCTGCATTAGACTGGGCGGGAATAACCCCCGTCCGCGCAATGTTGGAGGCTGCATGCCAGAAACGCTCGAGAACCTCATCATCATCGGGTCCGGCCCAGCCGGGTACACCGCTGCTGTGTATGCGGCTCGGGCGCAGCTGAATCCGCTGGTCTTCGAAGGGACGCAATTCGGCGGCTCGCTGATGACCACGACGGAGGTCGAGAACTTCCCCGGCTTCCAAGAAGGCGTCCAAGGCCCCGATTTGATGGTCGAGATGCGTTCGCAGGCGGAACGGTTCGGCGCTCGGCTGCAGACCAAGGACGTCGAGTGGGTCGAGCTGGGCGGCGACCGCAAGCTGGTGCATGTCGACGGCGAGGTCCACGCAGCCCGCGCCGTGATCCTCGCGATGGGCGCCGCTCCTCGCTATCTCGGCGTGCCGGGCGAGCAAGAGCTGCTCGGCCGGGGCGTGAGCTCCTGCGCGACCTGCGACGGATTCTTCTTCAAGGACCAAGACATCGCCGTGATCGGCGGCGGCGACTCGGCGATGGAGGAGGCGACCTTCCTGACGCGGTTCGCGAAATCGGTGACCCTCATCCACCGGCGGGACGAGTTCCGGGCCTCCAGAATCATGCTGGAGCGGGCCAAGTCGAACCCGAAGATCAAGTTCGTCCTGGGAGCCTCGGTCTCGCGAGTCCTCGGTTCGACCTCGGTGACCGGCGTCGAATTGTCGCACGTCGCAACTGGGCAGACTTCCGAACTCCCGGTGACCGGGCTTTTCGTCGCCATCGGGCACGACCCGAGGGCCGAGTTGGTCGTCGGACAGGTCGATCAAGACGAGGACGGCTACGTGAAGGTCCAAGCGCCCTCGTCGGCGACCTCGACGCCAGGCGTGTTCGCGGCGGGCGACCTCGTCGACCGGCATTACCGCCAAGCCATCACCGCGGCAGGCTCGGGCTGCGTCGCCGCCATTGACGCGGAGCGCTGGCTCGCCGCCGCGGAAACCGCGCAGGCCGCGCCGCGGCACGCGCTCTCCGCACAGCACTGAACCGCACAACACGGAATTTGACAAGCGCACCGCACACAAGAAAGGCATCGCACCGTGGCTGATTCTGAATCGAAAACACTGACCGTCACCGACAATTCCTTCGCCCAAGACGTTTTGGCGAGCGAGCAGCCGGTCCTGGTGGACTTTTGGGCCGCGTGGTGCGGGCCGTGCCGCATGGTCGCCCCAGTCCTTGAGGAGATCGCGAAAGAGCAGGCGGGCAAGCTTGTCGTCGCCAAGCTCGATGTGGACGCGAACCCCAAGACGAGCACCAAGTACGACGTGAACTCCATCCCGAACCTCATCCTGTTCCAGAACGGCGAGCCGGTCAAACAGATCATCGGCGCGAAACCGAAAGCGGCCATCCTGCGCGAACTGGGCTTGTAAGACGCTGCGAGGGGCCTGCCCCTCGCAGCGTCCTCGTCTGCGCAAGGGATTGGGCTTTGGCGGCGCATGCGGTCGCGTTCAGGTCACGGCAGGGGAGCTTCTTCGCCCTGGCCACGCCAAGCAGATCAGCCGATTCGTTGAGCAGCGCCGATTGGCTTATGCTTACTGTTATTGACAGTTGTGCAGCGACTGCTCGAACCGGAAGGCTCTTGACGAGTATGGTGTTTCTCCGCCGCGGCGATATCGGCCCCGAGGTGGTCGCTGTGCGCGCCATTCTCGAAGAGCTGGGCTTTCTGCGAAGTTCGAACGGCTCGCCGGACCAGGGCGCCGCGCACGACGGGCTGACGCCCGACGCTTCGGGGCAGGAGGCCAGAGTCGAAGCCCTCTTCGACGCGGAGCTCGACCTCGCGGTGCGCGCCTTCCAACAACACCGGGGCATGCTGGTGGACGGGATCATCGGTCCCGCGACCTCGCAGTGCTTGCGCGAAGCCTCCTTCCGGCTCGGAGCCCGCGTCACCAGCTATCAGCCCAGCGCCCCGATGGTCGGCGACGATGTGGCGGATTTGCAGGCCCGACTGCACGACCTCGGTTTTTATATGGGGCTGGTGGACGGGTATTTCGGCCCTAAGACGCATAACGGCCTGATGAGCTATCAACGCGAGTTCGGCCTCACCCCGGACGGGATCTGCGGGCCCGCGACGTTGCGCTCGCTGAACTTCCTCGGCTCCAGGGTGACTGGCGGCTCCGCCCATGAATTGCACGAACGCGAGCTGATGCGGCTGTCCGGGCCCAGGCTCGAGGGCAAACGCATCGTCATCGACCCAGGGTGCGGCGCGGACAAGCCAGGGCTGGTGGTGATGGGCGCGCATGGGCCGACCAGCGAGGCGGACGTGCTCTGGGACCTCGCCACCCGGTTGGAGGGTCGCATGGTGGCGACGGGGATGGAGGCGGGTTTTTCCCGCTCCCACGCGCACAGCCCCACCGACGAGGAGCGCGCCCAGACCGCGAACTCGTACGGGGCGGACATCGTGCTCGCCCTCCGGTGCGCCACCCACGAGAGCCCGATGGCGAACGGGGTCGCGTGCTTTTATTTCGGCAATTCGCTCGGATACGACTCAGCGGTGGGCAAGCAGCTCGCCGAACTGATCCAACGCGAACTTGTGGCCCGCACGCCGCTGCGGGACTGCCGCACCCACGGCCGGACGTGGCCGATCTTGCGGACGACCAGGATGCCGAGCGTGCAGATCAACATCGGCTACCTCAGCAACCCCGCCGACCGCGCTTTCTTGTCCGAGCCGAGCGGGCGCGACATCATCGCCGAAGGGATCTTGGTCGCCGTCAAACGGCTCTATTTGTTGGGCCGGGGCGATTCTCCCACCGGCTCGCTCACCTTTGAAGACCTGCTCCTGCACGAGCAACGAGCGTGATCGAGGCACGCCGCCGGGCGGGGCGCCCCCAGCCTGACGTGGCGGCGGCGCGCGGGCCGCGCAATGTCTGCCAGAGCGCGCCCGTCCAAACCTGCCGCGGCTCCGAATACTCGGTATGAACGTCCCCCGCGTCCCTCCTCGCGCCGTCGCGGTCATCGGCAGCGGCGTCGCCGGCCTCACGGCGGCGTACGTGCTCTCCCGCAGTTGCAAGGTCGTCCTGTACGAGGCCGACAACCGGATTGGCGGGCATGCGCACACCCATCTCGTCGAACAGGGCGACGGGTCCTCCGTGGCGGTGGACTCCGCCTTCCTCGTCCACAACGACCGCACCTACCCCA from Segniliparus rotundus DSM 44985 includes:
- a CDS encoding protein kinase family protein → MTQEQALSPEQAPPPRIPGAMVLGGRYRLLVRCGSVGSHTFWQAMDAHLNRHVALTFTTNAAPEALRAAMVLAKLSSPGLARIFDVTNDQGDLVVITEWVAGAPLREVALSRPSALGSANALTALADAAAAAHENGALLGLDHPIRVRISNDGEAVLAYPSVSATQTRADDVRALGGTLYALLTGQWPEKAGNAEDSGLPLAKEEPDAGLASARERDPSVPRLVSDAADSALGATVSAEQFRELLEQALSEEDPEAAGPETQAQASDGGLQLDLGLRSSAPAQSAVHRARTGEPGTGDAPSLRERLLGSDSRSRKTLLIGSSLLVVIMLLVGYSVYALVDSIGAGGSNGRPLVPGQTGSASSSGPAAPVKATDAQVVDFRGDPSGLDDPREAKNAIDGSNASYWQTDLYNEGPKMVFKPGIGLLVTLEKAVKLQQVTVSSPSNGTVVDIYVAKSPSTKASDVKKLDDLVKVASGQINGQTTTLSCNTAQAQPSSLVLVWLTTLSPAGGQYRSRINELAFTGSAS
- the sigM gene encoding RNA polymerase sigma factor SigM codes for the protein MTSNLFEPQDDEGPGDKELLQAHVAGDKRAFATLFRRHYNRMWAVALRTCFNPEEAAEAIQEAMLSAHQAASSFRGDAAVSTWLHRIVVNACLDRARRQRSRPPAVPLPEEEELEKTSLRQRPDNDTALSLAVRDALNALPYEHRVVLVAVDVEGYSVEEAARLLDIPQGTVKSRCARGRAKLAKQLGFLRKEGNQSGSANV
- the trxB gene encoding thioredoxin-disulfide reductase — translated: MPETLENLIIIGSGPAGYTAAVYAARAQLNPLVFEGTQFGGSLMTTTEVENFPGFQEGVQGPDLMVEMRSQAERFGARLQTKDVEWVELGGDRKLVHVDGEVHAARAVILAMGAAPRYLGVPGEQELLGRGVSSCATCDGFFFKDQDIAVIGGGDSAMEEATFLTRFAKSVTLIHRRDEFRASRIMLERAKSNPKIKFVLGASVSRVLGSTSVTGVELSHVATGQTSELPVTGLFVAIGHDPRAELVVGQVDQDEDGYVKVQAPSSATSTPGVFAAGDLVDRHYRQAITAAGSGCVAAIDAERWLAAAETAQAAPRHALSAQH
- the trxA gene encoding thioredoxin; protein product: MADSESKTLTVTDNSFAQDVLASEQPVLVDFWAAWCGPCRMVAPVLEEIAKEQAGKLVVAKLDVDANPKTSTKYDVNSIPNLILFQNGEPVKQIIGAKPKAAILRELGL
- a CDS encoding N-acetylmuramoyl-L-alanine amidase, with the protein product MVFLRRGDIGPEVVAVRAILEELGFLRSSNGSPDQGAAHDGLTPDASGQEARVEALFDAELDLAVRAFQQHRGMLVDGIIGPATSQCLREASFRLGARVTSYQPSAPMVGDDVADLQARLHDLGFYMGLVDGYFGPKTHNGLMSYQREFGLTPDGICGPATLRSLNFLGSRVTGGSAHELHERELMRLSGPRLEGKRIVIDPGCGADKPGLVVMGAHGPTSEADVLWDLATRLEGRMVATGMEAGFSRSHAHSPTDEERAQTANSYGADIVLALRCATHESPMANGVACFYFGNSLGYDSAVGKQLAELIQRELVARTPLRDCRTHGRTWPILRTTRMPSVQINIGYLSNPADRAFLSEPSGRDIIAEGILVAVKRLYLLGRGDSPTGSLTFEDLLLHEQRA